From Streptomyces cyaneogriseus subsp. noncyanogenus, the proteins below share one genomic window:
- a CDS encoding 2-hydroxyacid dehydrogenase, which produces MEILAFGVQADEKPLIEQAFRGRHDVRCLDVFLTEDTAPIAAGHEIVSTSVNADLGPRVLETLAAGGTRLVAQRSTGFNNIDLKTAERLGLTIARVSYYSPYSVAEFAWTLAMAVNRRIVRASTRTRDFDFRLDGLMGRDMHGRTAGILGTGKIGEAFARIAHGFGMRLLGWDVAENPACMELGMRYLPKEQLLAESDLVSLHVPLMPETRHLIDADALKTMKDDAILVNSSRGGLVDTAALVGELRAGRFTGVGLDVYEAEAGLFFLDKSLQAVEDDTLARLVTFPNVLVTSHQAYYTEDAVGQIVEATVKNVLDYRAGRRSENVLVPRS; this is translated from the coding sequence GTGGAGATCCTCGCCTTCGGCGTGCAGGCCGACGAGAAGCCGCTGATCGAGCAGGCGTTCCGGGGGCGGCACGACGTGCGCTGCCTGGACGTCTTCCTCACCGAGGACACCGCCCCCATCGCGGCCGGCCACGAGATCGTCTCGACCTCCGTCAACGCCGACCTCGGCCCGCGCGTCCTGGAGACCCTGGCGGCGGGCGGCACCCGCCTGGTCGCCCAGCGCTCCACGGGTTTCAACAACATCGACCTGAAGACGGCCGAACGCCTCGGCCTGACGATCGCCCGGGTGTCGTACTACTCCCCGTACTCGGTCGCCGAGTTCGCCTGGACGCTCGCCATGGCCGTCAACCGCCGTATCGTGCGCGCCTCCACCCGCACCCGCGACTTCGACTTCCGGCTCGACGGGCTCATGGGCCGCGACATGCACGGCCGCACCGCCGGGATCCTCGGCACCGGCAAGATCGGCGAGGCGTTCGCCCGGATCGCGCACGGCTTCGGCATGCGGCTGCTCGGCTGGGACGTCGCCGAGAACCCCGCCTGCATGGAGCTGGGCATGCGCTACCTCCCCAAGGAACAGCTCCTGGCCGAGTCCGACCTGGTCAGCCTGCACGTCCCGCTGATGCCGGAGACCCGGCACCTGATCGACGCGGACGCCCTGAAGACGATGAAGGACGACGCGATCCTGGTGAACTCCAGCCGCGGCGGCCTGGTCGACACCGCCGCCCTGGTCGGGGAGTTGCGCGCCGGCCGCTTCACGGGCGTGGGCCTCGACGTGTACGAGGCCGAGGCGGGCCTGTTCTTCCTCGACAAGTCCCTCCAGGCCGTCGAGGACGACACCCTGGCCCGCCTCGTCACCTTCCCCAACGTCCTCGTCACCTCGCACCAGGCGTACTACACCGAGGACGCCGTCGGCCAGATCGTCGAGGCCACGGTGAAGAACGTCCTGGACTACCGGGCGGGCCGCCGCTCGGAGAACGTGCTGGTGCCGCGGAGCTGA